From Planococcus halocryophilus, the proteins below share one genomic window:
- a CDS encoding DMT family transporter: MAIGILLAFLGGAFVCVQNTFNANVKKKVGVWSTTALVLLLGFVASLLAGLVFEGKTLFHFQAEPWFWFSGIIGVGVVASVTQGVQKLGPSAAISLVMISQIFFGLVWDTLGWFGLEKVPFTWQSLAALVLIASGALLFQLGPKSTTNRTTSSDVAQTSRV; this comes from the coding sequence ATGGCAATCGGCATACTGCTAGCTTTTCTAGGTGGCGCATTCGTCTGCGTCCAAAACACCTTTAATGCGAACGTCAAAAAAAAGGTAGGTGTCTGGTCGACGACCGCCCTTGTTCTTCTTCTCGGCTTTGTCGCTTCATTGTTAGCAGGACTCGTTTTCGAAGGAAAAACTCTTTTCCACTTTCAAGCCGAGCCGTGGTTTTGGTTCAGTGGCATTATCGGCGTTGGAGTTGTCGCTTCCGTTACTCAAGGCGTCCAGAAATTAGGACCGAGTGCAGCCATCTCACTGGTCATGATCTCTCAAATATTTTTCGGGCTTGTTTGGGATACGCTTGGTTGGTTCGGCCTTGAAAAAGTCCCTTTCACTTGGCAGTCTCTTGCTGCACTTGTGTTAATCGCAAGTGGTGCATTGCTGTTTCAACTTGGACCTAAGTCAACAACAAACCGCACCACTTCTTCTGATGTTGCACAAACGAGCCGTGTGTGA
- a CDS encoding Crp/Fnr family transcriptional regulator codes for MKKETVSSYLNQYNLSTMFPDRVQQAMKLETYTGGNRLFSQGEKSDTLYLLVEGKLKVSRLSPEGKRLILAFKSPFDFVGDIEYIRKCTLINTVEAVTTTTVIRIPYEALENDMMNNAKWLQFLLETITHKFEVKSHAMNFSLLYAVDVRVASYLLAMTPDDTTLDSTSLVDMADLIGTSYRHLNRVLKQFEEQGWILKKRGKIKITNRDSMLKQLGHNIYE; via the coding sequence ATGAAAAAAGAAACTGTATCCAGTTACCTCAATCAATACAACTTGAGCACGATGTTCCCTGATCGCGTACAACAAGCCATGAAATTGGAAACTTACACAGGTGGTAACCGGTTGTTTTCACAAGGTGAGAAATCCGACACGCTGTATTTGCTAGTTGAAGGAAAATTAAAAGTATCAAGGTTATCACCGGAAGGTAAAAGACTTATATTGGCATTTAAATCTCCATTTGACTTTGTTGGAGATATTGAATATATCCGAAAATGTACGCTGATTAATACAGTTGAAGCCGTTACCACAACAACGGTCATTCGCATTCCGTACGAGGCCCTGGAAAATGATATGATGAACAACGCGAAATGGCTACAGTTTTTGCTAGAGACGATTACCCACAAATTCGAGGTCAAATCGCATGCTATGAATTTCAGTTTGTTATATGCAGTCGATGTTCGGGTGGCTAGCTACTTACTGGCAATGACACCAGATGATACCACGCTCGACTCTACTTCACTCGTAGACATGGCAGATTTAATCGGCACAAGCTACCGGCATTTGAATCGGGTATTGAAGCAATTTGAAGAACAGGGCTGGATTTTGAAAAAGCGCGGGAAAATTAAAATAACTAATCGCGACTCAATGCTGAAACAGTTGGGCCACAATATTTACGAATAG